In a single window of the Cucumis melo cultivar AY chromosome 11, USDA_Cmelo_AY_1.0, whole genome shotgun sequence genome:
- the LOC103504293 gene encoding elongation factor 2 translates to MVKFTAEELRRIMDYKHNIRNMSVIAHVDHGKSTLTDSLVAAAGIIAQEVAGDVRMTDTRQDEAERGITIKSTGISLYYEMSDESLKSYKGERQGNEYLINLIDSPGHVDFSSEVTAALRITDGALVVVDCIEGVCVQTETVLRQALGERIRPVLTVNKMDRCFLELQVDGEEAYQTFQRVIENANVIMATYEDPLLGDVQVYPEKGTVAFSAGLHGWAFTLTNFAKMYASKFGVDEAKMMERLWGENFFDPATKKWTSKNTGSPTCKRGFVQFCYEPIKQIIATCMNDQKDKLWPMLQKLGVVMKSDEKDLMGKPLMKRVMQTWLPASTALLEMMIFHLPSPAKAQKYRVENLYEGPLDDAYASAIRNCDPEGPLMLYVSKMIPASDKGRFFAFGRVFSGKVSTGLKVRIMGPNYVPGEKKDLYVKSVQRTVIWMGKKQETVEDVPCGNTVAMVGLDQFITKNATLTNEKEVDAHPIRAMKFSVSPVVRVAVQCKVASDLPKLVEGLKRLAKSDPMVVCTMEESGEHIVAGAGELHLEICLKDLQEDFMGGAEIIKSDPVVSFRETVLERSCRTVMSKSPNKHNRLYMEARPMEDGLAEAIDDGRIGPRDDPKVRSKILSEEFGWDKDLAKKIWCFGPETTGPNMVVDMCKGVQYLNEIKDSVVAGFQWASKEGALAEENMRGICFEVCDVVLHADAIHRGGGQVIPTARRVIYASQLTAKPRLLEPVYLVEIQAPEQALGGIYSVLNQKRGHVFEEMQRPGTPLYNIKAYLPVIESFGFSSTLRAATSGQAFPQCVFDHWEMMSSDPLESGSQAAQLVADIRKRKGLKEQMTPLSEFEDKL, encoded by the exons GTGAAGTTTACAGCAGAAGAGCTCCGTCGGATTATGGACTATAAGCATAACATTCGTAATATGTCTGTTATTGCTCACGTCGATCATG GGAAGTCCACTCTCACAGATTCTCTTGTGGCTGCTGCCGGTATCATTGCACAAGAAGTTGCTGGTGATGTACGAATGACAGATACTCGTCAAGATGAGGCAGAGCGTGGTATCACCATTAAATCTACTGGAATCTCCCTCTACTATGAGATGTCTGATGAATCCTTGAAAAGTTACAAGGGAGAGAGACAGGGGAATGAGTATCTTATCAATCTTATTGATTCACCTGGGCATGTTGACTTCTCATCTGAGGTTACAGCTGCTTTGCGTATTACTGATGGTGCCCTTGTTGTGGTGGATTGCATCGAAGGTGTTTGTGTCCAAACAGAGACTGTGCTCCGGCAGGCTTTGGGAGAGAGGATTAGACCTGTCTTGACTGTTAACAAGATGGATAGGTGCTTCCTTGAACTTCAAGTGGATGGAGAAGAGGCTTATCAAACGTTCCAGAGGGTCATTGAGAATGCCAATGTGATTATGGCCACATATGAGGATCCACTTCTTGGCGATGTTCAAGTGTACCCCGAGAAAGGAACAGTTGCTTTCTCTGCTGGTTTGCACGGTTGGGCATTTACCCTGACTAACTTTGCGAAGATGTATGCTTCCAAGTTTGGAGTAGATGAGGCGAAGATGATGGAGAGACTTTGGGGTGAGAATTTCTTTGATCCTGCAACCAAGAAGTGGACCAGCAAGAACACTGGCTCGCCAACATGCAAGCGTGGGTTTGTCCAGTTCTGCTACGAACCTATCAAGCAGATCATTGCAACTTGCATGAATGATCAAAAGGACAAGCTATGGCCCATGTTGCAGAAGCTTGGTGTTGTCATGAAGTCTGATGAGAAGGATCTGATGGGCAAACCATTGATGAAGCGGGTCATGCAAACATGGCTACCAGCAAGTACTGCTCTCTTGGAAATGATGATCTTTCATCTTCCATCCCCTGCCAAGGCCCAAAAGTATCGTGTGGAGAATTTGTATGAGGGTCCACTAGATGATGCTTACGCTAGTGCCATTAGAAATTGTGATCCTGAAGGACCTCTTATGCTTTATGTATCGAAGATGATTCCTGCATCTGACAAGGGCAGGTTCTTTGCCTTTGGACGTGTGTTCTCTGGGAAAGTTTCAACTGGTTTAAAAGTTAGAATCATGGGCCCCAACTATGTTCCTGGTGAGAAAAAAGATTTGTATGTTAAGAGCGTCCAGAGAACTGTCATTTGGATGGGAAAGAAGCAAGAAACAGTGGAGGATGTGCCTTGTGGTAACACTGTTGCCATGGTTGGGTTGGATCAATTTATCACTAAGAATGCCACTTTGACGAATGAAAAGGAAGTTGATGCTCATCCAATTCGAGCCATGAAGTTTTCTGTATCTCCTGTCGTGCGTGTCGCCGTTCAGTGCAAGGTAGCCTCTGATCTTCCCAAGCTTGTGGAAGGACTTAAACGTCTGGCCAAGTCGGACCCTATGGTCGTGTGTACCATGGAGGAATCTGGTGAGCACATTGTTGCTGGTGCTGGAGAACTACATCTTGAGATCTGTTTGAAGGATTTACAAGAGGATTTCATGGGTGGAGCTGAGATCATAAAATCTGACCCTGTTGTCTCTTTCCGTGAAACCGTACTTGAGAGATCATGTCGCACAGTGATGAGCAAATCCCCTAACAAACACAATCGACTGTACATGGAAGCACGACCCATGGAGGATGGACTGGCAGAGGCTATTGATGATGGCCGCATTGGACCACGAGATGATCCTAAAGTTAGGTCTAAAATTTTGTCAGAGGAGTTTGGTTGGGACAAAGATCTTGCTAAGAAGATTTGGTGCTTTGGTCCTGAGACTACTGGCCCTAACATGGTGGTCGATATGTGTAAGGGAGTTCAATACTTGAATGAAATCAAGGATTCCGTCGTTGCTGGTTTCCAATGGGCGTCGAAAGAAGGTGCATTGGCGGAAGAGAACATGAGAGGCATCTGTTTTGAAGTTTGTGATGTGGTGCTTCACGCTGATGCCATCCACAGAGGAGGTGGTCAAGTCATTCCTACTGCTAGAAGGGTAATCTACGCTTCTCAGCTGACTGCCAAACCAAGACTTCTTGAGCCAGTGTACCTAGTGGAGATTCAGGCTCCCGAGCAAGCTCTTGGTGGTATCTACAGTGTTCTTAACCAAAAGCGTGGGCACGTCTTTGAGGAAATGCAAAGGCCTGGCACACCTCTTTACAACATCAAGGCATATCTCCCTGTCATCGAATCATTTGGATTCTCGAGCACTTTGAGAGCTGCAACTTCTGGACAGGCATTCCCACAGTGTGTGTTTGACCATTGGGAAATGATGTCTTCGGATCCATTAGAAAGTGGGTCTCAAGCTGCGCAGTTGGTTGCTGATATCAGGAAGAGGAAGGGGTTGAAGGAACAAATGACTCCGTTGTCCGAGTTTGAGGACAAGCTGTAG